Genomic segment of Candidatus Aegiribacteria sp.:
AGCGCGGCTATGCCGTAAAGCAGATGTTTCAAGCGTCTCATTTGTCACCTCCAACAAGGTTGTAGTGAGTCAGGGCACCTGCCGCTTCGTCAACCACGGTTACCGGAACAGTATCGAGCAGAGCTGTAAGAGTTTCGAGGTGAAGCCTGGTGGCGGTAACAGCGGGGCTTTTCCTGTATTCCTCAGCAACCGCGGTGAATCTGAACGCTTCTCCGATAGCGTTGTTGACCCTGCCCGCGCTGTAACCCATGGCCTCGTTCACCATTTCCACAGAATCCGCTAGGGCCTGCGGAATCCGCTGGTTTCTGTAACTCTCCGCTTCGTTAATGTAGGCCTGCATATCCTCCCTGGCTGTAGCAACGTCCTTGAAAGCCGCGGAAACCGGCTGCGGCGGCTGAACATCCATGAGCTGAACAGCTATGATGTTCACTCCCAGTCCGTACTCATCGGATATCAGCTGCGTCATCTCCATGACACGGTTCTGGATATCCAGTTTTCCTGTAGTGAGCACGGCATCAATGGCATTGTCTCCTACAATAAGTCTTGTAGTGGATTCCGCTATGTCTCTCAGGGTCCCCTCCTGGTCACGGACGTTGAAGAGATAATCAACAGCGTCTTTGATCCTGTATTGAACTATTATTGCGCAATCTATGATATTTTCGTCTCCGGTGAGCATCTCCGCCTCACCCAGCATTTCCCTGTCGTTCGTGAAGCTGATGTAGGATGGCGGGTTGTCCGAAATGGTTCTGAAGCCGATTTCTATCCTTTGAACAACGTTCACCGCCGGTTTGAACACCGTCTGTACCGGCCAGGGCCATTTGAAATGGAATCCAGGCTCAGTGGTGGAGGTGTACCTTCCAAACGTGAGAACCACCCCTTCCTCCTCAGGATCAACTATGTAGAAGGGCCCCCCAAGAACGAACCAGAGAAACACAACAAAGGCGATTAACCCCCATTTGTATTTATCGGGAATCATCGACCCCGTTTTTATCACTTTCATTGAATCCTCCAAACTACGTATTTCAGATAAGCG
This window contains:
- the hflK gene encoding FtsH protease activity modulator HflK, coding for MKVIKTGSMIPDKYKWGLIAFVVFLWFVLGGPFYIVDPEEEGVVLTFGRYTSTTEPGFHFKWPWPVQTVFKPAVNVVQRIEIGFRTISDNPPSYISFTNDREMLGEAEMLTGDENIIDCAIIVQYRIKDAVDYLFNVRDQEGTLRDIAESTTRLIVGDNAIDAVLTTGKLDIQNRVMEMTQLISDEYGLGVNIIAVQLMDVQPPQPVSAAFKDVATAREDMQAYINEAESYRNQRIPQALADSVEMVNEAMGYSAGRVNNAIGEAFRFTAVAEEYRKSPAVTATRLHLETLTALLDTVPVTVVDEAAGALTHYNLVGGDK